AATGCTGTCTTTGTCAGTCTCAAATTGATAACCGAAGTATATACTACCGGGTAAAGCAACAGTATGATTGAGCCGTGGATCCCTATTTTCCCAAGGTTTCTTCGGATTATATAATGGGGATTTATCAATAGATAGTCCGTCAATACATTCATAGGAATCCACTAAAGCCTGTACCGGCATTTTGTTCGAAAATCCACCTCCCAATCTTGATTTCATACGACTTGGCATTCCCTGACTTTTATCGTCCTGATTAAATTGAATTGCCCATATAATTTCTTTGGATGTTTTTCCTTTTAACATGGTAATATCACCATAATTAGGTTCTAGAATATATTCAACACCTTCAAGTTCCATTATTTTCTCACAAGCGTTAATTGCATCTTGCCAACGTTCATTATACAAAGCTGTACGTGCTTTTACAGCCCATGCAAACCCCTTTGTTATCGCCATAGTATTAGGCTGATTTTCCTGTTGCAAATACTGAGCGGCTTCATCACATTGGGAAATGATAAAATCTACAACTTTTTCTATCGGATCTCTGCTAACATATGCTTCATCCAATGTTAGCGTATGGTCAATCAATGGTACATCTCCAAACATAGAAGTAAGAGTGAGATAACAGTATGCTCTTAATACTTTGGCTTCTGCCTTATACCTCTCTATTTTATCTGCCGATACGTTATTACTGGCCCTATCGATATTTTCAAGTATAAAATTACATCGACTAATACTCTTGTACATATTTACCCAAATATCTTTTAATTGCCAAGCCGTAGAAGTTTGATACATTTGCTCAGGTTTGACGTCTCTTTCTGCTGAGATATCGGATCCTGTATCAAAGTAAATCATAAAAGGAATCTGATCATTAAATATATGGAAAGGTGTATGTATTCCTACAATAGCCATCTGAATCTCAATTTCTGTTCTTAGAAATGTTTCCGTTGAAGGATAATTTAATGGATATTTTTCCAAGGCGCTCTCGCATGAGACAAACAACAAGGAACATAATATGAATATGCTTAATGTTTTTCTATTTGTTTTCATAATATTATCTGTCTGTAATAATTAAAACCTGATATCTACACCGGCACTTATGGTCTTTACCTGAGGATAATATGCTCCACCTGAAGCGGGAGAAACTTCCGGATCCCATCCTTTCCAAAAATTAGTAAAAGTGAATAAATTTTCTCCGGAAATATAAAATCGTAAATGCTCCATTAATGCACGTCTGGAAATTGATGTAGGTACTTTATAACCTAATTGGATATTCTTTGCTCTTAAATAGGCTGCACTTTTCATATAGAAATCCGAATCAAGGTAATTGTTTGCAGAATCATAAAAATATAAACGCGGGAAAGCTGCGTGTACATTCTCATTCTCTTCAGTCCAACGATCTTTATGCATCGTAAAAGCTGTTCCACCCGACCAGAATGGATACATTGCTATCTGCGACAAATATCCGTCAATTTTACCTACTCCTTGAAGCAATATATTCAAATCAAATCCTTTATAACGTCCACTAAAATTGAATCCATAAGTGTAACGAGGAATTGTAGAACCTAAAACCTCCCTGTCATCAGCATTTACAATATCATCATCATTCAAATTAGCATATCTTAAATCACCTGGAGCTAAAGTACGTCCTTGGCGTTCCCATTTATACGAACCATCACCATTAAAATCGTCTTTAGATAAGATCCCCAAGCTTTTTCTCATATATAAAGAGTTGATAGCATATCTTTCTCGGTTGGTTACTAGGCCTGTTCCGTTAATACCTTTCAAATCAGTGATTTTGTTCTTAACGTCAGAAAAATTGAATGATATATCAAAATCGAAATCTCCAATTTTGTCCATATAAACAATATTCAAATCGTATCCTTTATTTTCAACAACTCCAGCATTTTGAAATGTAGGCTCCAATCCCATTGTACCCGGAATATCCAAACGCATTAAAATATCGTTTGTTTTTTTATAAAACCAATCGAAAGTAAAATTCAGCTTGTACCAAAAACTCAAATCCAACCCTATATTTGACATTGTGGTTGTTTCCCATGTAATATTGGGATTATTCATAGTTAAAATAGCTGCCCCATCTATCAGGTTATCACCTGAAATATATTTTGCACTCATATCAATATTAGAAGAAAAGGGATAATCATTTCCTATATTTTGATTTCCCAAAGTACCCCATGAGCCTCTTATTTTAACATTGGATACATTTTCCTTAAAATTATCCCAGAATGATTCTTCCGATAACCTCCAACCAGCTGAGAAAGATGGGAAAGCCCCCCATTTTTTACCTTTTGCAAATTTCGATGAGCCATCATATCGTATATTTGCTTCAAGCAAATATTTACTCATATAATCATAATTAACTCGTCCAAACCAGGAAAGAAGAACATTTTCCCCAGCCCATCCATCATTTCTCATATTCTCAACAGACCCGGATTGTAATACAGAATATTCGGGAAATGGAAAATCATCTCTAAAGGCGTTAAATCCTGAGTAAAAATTAGATTCATATTGAAATCCGCCCAAAGCAGAGATTGTATGATTACTTATTGACTTATGATAATTAGCCGTTGTTCTTGATTGAAGATATCTATTATAAGTTGACTCTTCTGTCAAATTAGATTTACTTGGAAGTTGGGAAAAAATACTTCCATTTGGATTATATGTTGTTACCTGTTTGACAAAACTTCTAGACAAAGGGTATGAAATTGAAGGTGAAAAAGCTGTTTGCATCCAGAAATCCTTATAAGGTTCCCACTTGAACGACATATTTCCTGTAATTGGAGTGGATTTGTCATTCGTAAAGCCTCCTTCATATATACTGGCTACAGGATTCTCACCATTTTGCCCTTCGGCATAATTTTCATTTGAATATTGCATAGCCTGAACAGCAGGCAGCTTATTCATTAAAAAGAAAATATATCCTATCCCAGATGAATTTCCTGAATTACTATTATACCTGGAAACAGAATTTCGATTAGAATTATAAAGAAATAAATCCAATGACGAGGAAAAATTCTTTGTAAAAACAAAATCAGTATTCAATCGAATGGAGATTCTTTCAAAATTAACTTTTTCAATTATTCCTTTCTGATTCAAATATCCTAAAGATGCTAACACTTTCAATTTCTCTGTTCCTCCTGTTAGTGTCAAGTTGTGGTTCTGCTGCAATCCACTTCCCCTTAAAATCTCTTTTTGCCAATCCGTATCCGGATAATTATCTCTGTCATTCGGACCTTTCTCTTTCCAATTTTTAATTTGCTCATCTGTATAGACTACACCCGCACCGGCATTAATCTTTGATTCATTTAGAAGAAGTATATGATCAATTGCATTTACCTTATCGGGAAGATTCGTTGGAGATTGTTGTGCAACATACCCGCTATATGCAATATTGAATTTACTTTCAGATGCACGTTTAGTGGTGATTAAAATAACACCATTAGCCGCTTTAGATCCATATATAGAAGAGGATGCAGCATCTTTTAAGACCGAAATTGATTCAATTGTCGAAACATCAATATTATTTATCCCCATTTCAAGCCCATCAACCAAAATTAAAGGGCTAGAATTATTTAACGTTCCGATCCCTCTGATATTTATATTTCCAGCATCCAATCCGGGTTGTCCAGATCGTTGAACAACGGTAACTCCCGGAGCAACACCTTGTAAGGCTAGAGAAGTTTGGCCAACCTGACGTTTAGTCAATGTTTCACTACTCACCGAAGCGACAGAGCCTGTAAGATTTACACGTTTTTGTGTACCATATCCTATCACAACAACTTCTTCCAGAGTTTTTAGATCTTCAATCAAAGTAATTGCAACAGAATTCTGGTTTCCAACCGTTATTTCTTGCGTAACGTAACCAAGATAGGAAACCTGTAAAACAGCATTATTTCCAACAGAGATAATAAAAAGTCCATCTATATCTGTTATAACCCCATTGGACGTCCCCTTTTCGATGATGTTTGCCCCAATAATTGGTTCCCCACGTTCATCTTTCACCTTACCAGTTATCTGTCGTTTAGCTTGTTGTTGAGATTGAGATGTTGATTTATTGTCGACATTCAAAATAATCGCCTTATTATTCACATGATAGGTTATACCGGTATTGTTTAGGACAAGATTCAGGACTTCGTAAATAGTCTTGTTTTCTACGTTTATTGAAACTTTCAGATGTTTATTAATCTGATCATTACTATAAAAAAAGTAGAAATCAGTTTGATTTTCTATTTTACTGAAAAGTTTGTCCAATTCAATCTCATTTTCATGGAGTGTCAGATGTGTTTTCTGAGCATATGAGTCGAGAGCATATATTTGAAAAACGCCAATGACAAACAATAAGAAAGTCACTTTCATAATAAACAATAAAAAATTAGGAATAGGTATTCCAAGTTTGTTATTTTTCATACATTTGTTTGTTTTTAATTTGTAGCCTTTAACCGGATCCTGCGAGATGTAAGGTTATTGGCGGGATTAATAAATTGAAAACTTAACGAGTCGGATGATACGCCCATATCTTCCGGCTCTTTTTAAATCATTACAAATAAGGCTAATTTTACTAATTTTTCATAGGCATTACTTTTTTGTTGAATTATACATAAGACACTATTTTTCATCGATATAGATATTTTTTCCAGAGATGCGGTATTCGATCGGATAACTTTTCCCGATTGAATTCAAAACATCCTCTATAATCTCTCCCGGTATGACCCTACCGGTAAATCTTTTATTTTTCAAAGATGGAGCGATATGGATATCCAGATCAAAATGCTTAGCCAATAAGGGTACGATTCTCCCCAAAGTTTCATCCGTAAACCTATAAGTTCCGTCTTTCCAGGCGATATAATAACCGGTATCGATATTTTCAATTTCCACATTGCCGTTCAAAGCGTTTATACGGGCTTGTTCCCCGGGAACAAGAGAGGTCGACAAGTATTGTCCTTCCCTATCTTTATAGTTTAGATTAATACCTCCTGAAATCAGGGTTATGCACGATTGTTCTTCCAGACCGGATTCTACAAAAAATTCCGTACCGGTAACTTCTATTTCCACATTTCCTATTTGTACAATAAATGGTTTCTCCGAATCTTTACGAATGTCAAAATAAGCTTTTCCCTCCAGAGATACCGACCGCTTCCTTTCTGTAAACCTTTCGGGATAGGTTATCCGGGTATTCTCATTCATCCACACTTCCGATTGATCGGGTAAAACAACGGATTGTACACCTGTCTTATTGTAAACCACATTTTGCACAAGGATGTATTGCTGTGGTTCTTTCAAGGAGTCGGACAGAGTCATCCAAACGGCTGAGGCAATCAGCACGCCCATAAATACAGCAGCGGAGTAACGAAACCAACCAATCTTTCGTTTTTTAAGCGGGGCAATAAGCGGCTGATATCTCCGTGAAAGTGCGTCAATTTCTCCGGCAAGTATCTGCCAACCACTGTAAACAGCTTCTTCGGATAAACTTTTACCTGAGTTCCATATCTCTTCGAGTTGGCAGTAATATGCTATATGTCCGTCCTCCTCCTTCAACCACTTATTGAGCATGACCATTTCTTCCGGAGTAGCAATTTTCTGGATGGATCGGACAATTATTTCTTCAGTTATCGGCAACATCTTTTTGGTAGTATGATTGTCTTCTATATAGATAAGACAAGATGCCGTGCATATTTACTTAAACGAAAAATAAAAAAAATAAATCTTTTTTACCATTGCCTGTAAATCGAACTCGTAATGTCTTTAATCCCAGATACAATTGGTGTTCCACAGTACGGATAGAAATATTCAAAACTTCTGCAATCTCTGCATTTTTCTTTTCTTCAAAATAGGCCATTTTAAAAATGATCCGGCATTTTTCAGGTAATTTCTCAATCTCGTCATAGATATACTGCATATCTTCCTTATCTATGATCTGTTTTT
This portion of the Petrimonas sulfuriphila genome encodes:
- a CDS encoding RagB/SusD family nutrient uptake outer membrane protein, which produces MKTNRKTLSIFILCSLLFVSCESALEKYPLNYPSTETFLRTEIEIQMAIVGIHTPFHIFNDQIPFMIYFDTGSDISAERDVKPEQMYQTSTAWQLKDIWVNMYKSISRCNFILENIDRASNNVSADKIERYKAEAKVLRAYCYLTLTSMFGDVPLIDHTLTLDEAYVSRDPIEKVVDFIISQCDEAAQYLQQENQPNTMAITKGFAWAVKARTALYNERWQDAINACEKIMELEGVEYILEPNYGDITMLKGKTSKEIIWAIQFNQDDKSQGMPSRMKSRLGGGFSNKMPVQALVDSYECIDGLSIDKSPLYNPKKPWENRDPRLNHTVALPGSIYFGYQFETDKDSILCWNYNQSPAVRIANLDATHAYASFSGFCWRKYCDPLELRTDGVSSINAIAFRYADILLMYAEAKIEANQLDDTMYESINKVRRRANMPEITKGKNQQELRSVIRKERKYELAGEGLRLFDIRRWKIADRLMNGTCYGRFPTGYPSAAPLIDEYGNPDYTNFAEKDKFGTKLGVRYFDPNRDYLSPIPTSERQANPNLTQNPGY
- a CDS encoding TonB-dependent receptor, with the translated sequence MKNNKLGIPIPNFLLFIMKVTFLLFVIGVFQIYALDSYAQKTHLTLHENEIELDKLFSKIENQTDFYFFYSNDQINKHLKVSINVENKTIYEVLNLVLNNTGITYHVNNKAIILNVDNKSTSQSQQQAKRQITGKVKDERGEPIIGANIIEKGTSNGVITDIDGLFIISVGNNAVLQVSYLGYVTQEITVGNQNSVAITLIEDLKTLEEVVVIGYGTQKRVNLTGSVASVSSETLTKRQVGQTSLALQGVAPGVTVVQRSGQPGLDAGNINIRGIGTLNNSSPLILVDGLEMGINNIDVSTIESISVLKDAASSSIYGSKAANGVILITTKRASESKFNIAYSGYVAQQSPTNLPDKVNAIDHILLLNESKINAGAGVVYTDEQIKNWKEKGPNDRDNYPDTDWQKEILRGSGLQQNHNLTLTGGTEKLKVLASLGYLNQKGIIEKVNFERISIRLNTDFVFTKNFSSSLDLFLYNSNRNSVSRYNSNSGNSSGIGYIFFLMNKLPAVQAMQYSNENYAEGQNGENPVASIYEGGFTNDKSTPITGNMSFKWEPYKDFWMQTAFSPSISYPLSRSFVKQVTTYNPNGSIFSQLPSKSNLTEESTYNRYLQSRTTANYHKSISNHTISALGGFQYESNFYSGFNAFRDDFPFPEYSVLQSGSVENMRNDGWAGENVLLSWFGRVNYDYMSKYLLEANIRYDGSSKFAKGKKWGAFPSFSAGWRLSEESFWDNFKENVSNVKIRGSWGTLGNQNIGNDYPFSSNIDMSAKYISGDNLIDGAAILTMNNPNITWETTTMSNIGLDLSFWYKLNFTFDWFYKKTNDILMRLDIPGTMGLEPTFQNAGVVENKGYDLNIVYMDKIGDFDFDISFNFSDVKNKITDLKGINGTGLVTNRERYAINSLYMRKSLGILSKDDFNGDGSYKWERQGRTLAPGDLRYANLNDDDIVNADDREVLGSTIPRYTYGFNFSGRYKGFDLNILLQGVGKIDGYLSQIAMYPFWSGGTAFTMHKDRWTEENENVHAAFPRLYFYDSANNYLDSDFYMKSAAYLRAKNIQLGYKVPTSISRRALMEHLRFYISGENLFTFTNFWKGWDPEVSPASGGAYYPQVKTISAGVDIRF
- a CDS encoding FecR domain-containing protein — translated: MLPITEEIIVRSIQKIATPEEMVMLNKWLKEEDGHIAYYCQLEEIWNSGKSLSEEAVYSGWQILAGEIDALSRRYQPLIAPLKKRKIGWFRYSAAVFMGVLIASAVWMTLSDSLKEPQQYILVQNVVYNKTGVQSVVLPDQSEVWMNENTRITYPERFTERKRSVSLEGKAYFDIRKDSEKPFIVQIGNVEIEVTGTEFFVESGLEEQSCITLISGGINLNYKDREGQYLSTSLVPGEQARINALNGNVEIENIDTGYYIAWKDGTYRFTDETLGRIVPLLAKHFDLDIHIAPSLKNKRFTGRVIPGEIIEDVLNSIGKSYPIEYRISGKNIYIDEK